TTGATCAGAGTACTATGAGCCTTGCTGAGTTTCCTGATAATATCGCATTAATGAGTACAAAATATGATAAAACCTCGCCTATCTATATAAAAGCTGATAAAAATTTAAAATACGATGATGTTATGTTTGTATTAAAGACTTTGAAAGGTGCTGGTTTTAATAAAGTAGCTTTAGAGACAAACGGTTAAAATGTCAAATAAAGTTAAATTTCCAACGATTAGTTCGTTTCTTGTAGCATCTTGTATTTACGTTATTATTATACTTGTTTTGTTTATAAAGCTTACTTTTTTTGCAGAACCTCCTAAAAAATATACCGATGATAAAGATGCTATTATGGATGTGGTTATGGTTGATAGAGAAGTTGATCAAACCATTAAAGCTCCAAAACAAGCAGATGAAGTAGTTAAAGAGACAAAGCCTGAACCTAAAAAGGAATCTGAAGAAGATAAACAAGAGACTACAAATAAGCCTGTTGTACCAGATGAACCATTACCTGCCCCAAGCTTACCAACTCCTCCAAAAGAAGAGCCAAAGCCTGAGCCTAAAAAACCAGAACCAAAACCAGAAATTTTAAAACTAAGTGAAGAACCCAAAGAAGATATTAAGCCAGAGCCAAAACCTGAGCCTAAGCCTACACCAAAGCCAGTTGAAAAGCCAAAACCAAAAGAGCCAAATATAAAAGACCTCTTTAGTGACATAGACCCTGCAAAACTCAAAAAAGATGATGGTATAAAAAAGGACGAAAATAAAGTGCAAAGCCGTAAAAAAAGCGAAGCTTCTAGTTCAAAAGCCGCAAAAGAAGCTAGTGATATAATAAAGAGTTTAAAGATAGATCAAAATCCAACTGCTCCAAAATCACAATC
The sequence above is drawn from the Campylobacter concisus genome and encodes:
- a CDS encoding TonB C-terminal domain-containing protein; the encoded protein is MSNKVKFPTISSFLVASCIYVIIILVLFIKLTFFAEPPKKYTDDKDAIMDVVMVDREVDQTIKAPKQADEVVKETKPEPKKESEEDKQETTNKPVVPDEPLPAPSLPTPPKEEPKPEPKKPEPKPEILKLSEEPKEDIKPEPKPEPKPTPKPVEKPKPKEPNIKDLFSDIDPAKLKKDDGIKKDENKVQSRKKSEASSSKAAKEASDIIKSLKIDQNPTAPKSQSTGTYDPLMGAITKQIQRRWQSYKADSANLAKVKVMIDQSGNFSYEILELSYNEEFNAKVRECLEKLTMEKFPFNPDKSTTFNLNLEDKIN